The sequence below is a genomic window from Halococcus salsus.
GCGTCTCCGAGGAAGAACATCGAACCCTGCTAGCCTCCGAGTTCGTGTGCACGAACGAAGATGGTACGGAAGTCCTCAGAGGCGAATCGGATGGACAGATCCCGAAATAGGCATATCATCCCCTTTGACCGGATGGTAGCCTGTGGAATTTCGCGGTTTCGCGCACAAGCGCAGCATCCGTGGTCGGGGGCTTCGGCGGTGCTGTGCGGTGGCGGTTAGTGGTTGCGGGGGCGGTTAGTGGTTGTACCGCGAGCGAACGGAGTGAGCGGGCCAAGGAACCCCCGAGCGGAGCGAGGGGGTGACGCAGGCTTTTGATCCACATTTTGCCAGCGAAGGAGCGAAGCGACTGAGCGCAGCAAAAGGTGGGGACTGAATGGGCCGGCGCGAATTCGAATCGCGGTTACGGCCACCCGAAGGCCGAAGGATACCAAGCTACCCCACCGGCCCGCAGTCGGGTTGATGGCCACGACGGTGTTAACCCTTCCGTTCTATCCGGTGGCGGTGAGATAGACCGCGACGACGGCGAGCGCGATGCCGGCACCCTTCTGGAGGGTGAACGACTCGCTGAGGAAGAGGATCGAGAGCAGCGAACTGCCCACCAGAAACATCCCGAAGATGGGGGTGACGACGCTCACCGGGCCCGCAGCGAGCGCGCGGTAGTAGGCGAGGATGCCGACCGCGAGGAAGACCCCCGCGGCCACCATGTAGATCCCGGTTCGACCCGTGAGATAGGTGAGGAACTGGTCGCCCTCGTAGAGGCTCACCGCGACCGCCGCGAACAGGAGGATGCCGTTGGCGACCACCGCGACCACGCTGGAGGGCGCGTTCCGGATCGCGAGCGAGGCGAGCGGGGTGAAGATGCTGTAGCCGACGAGCGCGAACAGCGCCCAGCCGAGGTAGTTCATCTCGATATCACGAACTCCAGTCATCTGTGTTCATCCGGTCGTGGATTCGGGTTCGTACCGCCTGAACCCCTCGGTATCGAGCCAGTTGTGCGCCACCGGTATCGCGTGGTTCGCGTGGAGGCGCTCGGGGCCGAGGGTCACTCGCGCCGCGGCCCGCGCTTCGAGGAGGTCGGCCTCACCCGCGGTGAAGTCCCGGTGGTCCGAGAGCACGAACACCGGGTCCGCGGGTGGGTCGACCTCCCCCACCGGGTTGCCGTCCTCGTGGAGTTCGATCACGGTGCCGTCGACCTCGTCGAGCACGTCCTCGAACCCGAACCGGACTATCGACACCCCCGGCGAACTCTCGGCCGCCATGTGGCCGATCGCACCGTTCTTCGCGTCGAGCGCCCCACGAACCAGCGCCGCCGTCGAGCGCTCGTCGGGGTTGAGGTTCCGCACCTCGCTCCCCTCGAAGCGCACCGTGAACTCGTCCTGCAAGACGAGCCAGACGCGGACGTCCTCGCGGATGCCGTGCGAGAGACACAGCGCCGCGGTCACGCACCGACAGAGCACGTCGAGGCGGCCCGCCGCACCGGCCAGATCGTCGAGCGAGAAGTCGGGCGAGAGCGGCGCTTCGTGACCCAGAACGACGAACTGGCGCACGGCTACACCACCTGACTCGAAGCGACGCGCCCGCTCACCACGTCAGCCCCTCGTAGGTCATCCCCTCGCGCGGCTCGACGATCCGCCGGCCGTCGACGACTATCTGACTACGCATCGTCTCGAACTCGTCGTCGAGCGCCCCGAACTCGTCCCAATCGGTGAGCACGAGCGCCCCGTGAGCATCGTCGAGCGCCGCCGCGGCCGACGCGACGTACTCCACGTCGGGGAACTTCTCGGCCATCGCGTCGGCGGCCACCGGGTCGTAGGCCACGACGTCCGCACCGCGCTCCAGCAGCCCGTCGATGGCGACCGTCGCGCGCGAGCCACGGATGTCGTCGGTGCCGGGTTTGAACGCGAGCCCGAGCACCGCGATACGGTTCCCGTCGAGGTCGACGTGCTGGGCGAGCAGGTCGAGCATTCTCCTGGGTTGGCCGTCGTTGACCCCGACCACCGCGTCGAGGAGCTGGGGTTCGTAGTCGACCGAGCGCGCCGCCGCCCGGAGCGCGTCGGTGTCCTTCGGGAAACACGAGCCGCCCCAGCCGACGCCGGACCGGAGGAATTTTTCACTGATCCGCTCGTCGAGCCCGATGGCGTCGGCGACCTCGTAGGAGTCCACGTCGAACTCCTTGCAGATGTTTCCGAGCTCGTTGATCAGGCTGATCTTCCCCGCGAGGAAGACGTTGTTGGCGTACTTCACCATCGCCGCCTCGCGCTGGCCGGTCTCGACGACCGGCACGCCGTCGTTGGCCTCCACGAGCGGGTTGTAGAGTTCGTGGAGCGCCCCGAACGCTCGCTCGTCCTCGGCACCGAAGACGAGCTTGTCGGGATGCATGAAGTCCTCGACCGCCGAACCCTGGCTCTGGAACTCGGGGTTGACCGCGACACCGAACCCCTCGCCCGCCGTTTTCCCCGAGGCCTCTTCGAGGACGGGCTCGATCTCCTCCTCGATCATCCCCGGGATGACGGTGGATTTGACCACGACGAGGTGGTAGCCGTCCTTCTCGGCGAGCGCCTTGCCCGTGTCCCGTGTGCCGGCCTTCAGTACTGAAAGATCGATCGAGCCGTCCTCGCGCGAGGGGGTCTGCATCGCGAGGATCGTCACGTCGGTGTCCGTGAGCGCGTCGTGTTCGGTGGTCGCCCGCAGTCGGCCGTCGGCGTGTTCTTCGACGAGTTCGGGCAGGCCCGGTTCGTGGATCGGCGTCTCGCCCGCGTTCACGGTGTCGACGATCTCTTGATCGATGTCGATCGCCACCACGTCGTGTCCGAGGTCCGCGAGACACGCCGCGACGGTGGTTCCCACGTAGCCGCTGCCGACGACGCTGACGTTCATGCCGGGTCGTCGGTGGCTTCCGGCTTGAGGATTCGGGTTCGATAGTTGAGAACCGGGCGAACAGTCATGACGGTTCGGCGTGTGATCGGCGGGCATGGTCGACGCAACCATCGACGTCATCGACCGCGGCGTGCTCGAAACCGACCTCAACTATCTCGTCGAGGGCAACACCCTCGGGAGCCACGACGAACCGAACCCCGACACCGACTACGTCGAGATCCCGGTGCCGAACTTCGTGATCGACCACCCCGAGGCGACCATCCTCTGGGATACGGGCTCGCATCACGACGCGGCGAACGGCCACTGGCCCGAGGGGCTCGTGCAGGCGTTCTATCCGAAGGACGCCCACGAACACCGCCTCGACGACGACCTCGAGGACGCGGGCTACCCGATCGACGAGATAGACTGCGTGTTCCAGAGCCACCTCCACCTCGACCACGCCGGTGGCCTCGAATTCTTCGACGGGACGGATACGCCCATCTTCGTCCACGAGGAGGAGCTGAAGTTCGCCTACTACAGCGCGAAATCCGACGAGGGAAGTGCGGCCTACGTGCTCGGCGACTTCGACCACGACCTCAACTGGGAGGTGATCCACCAGGATCGAGAAACCCACTTCGAGGGCGTCGAGTTCATCCAGCTGGCGGGTCACACGCCGGGGATGACGGGCACGATGGTCGACCTCGAGGACGAGACG
It includes:
- a CDS encoding EamA family transporter is translated as MTGVRDIEMNYLGWALFALVGYSIFTPLASLAIRNAPSSVVAVVANGILLFAAVAVSLYEGDQFLTYLTGRTGIYMVAAGVFLAVGILAYYRALAAGPVSVVTPIFGMFLVGSSLLSILFLSESFTLQKGAGIALAVVAVYLTATG
- the trmY gene encoding tRNA (pseudouridine(54)-N(1))-methyltransferase TrmY, which produces MRQFVVLGHEAPLSPDFSLDDLAGAAGRLDVLCRCVTAALCLSHGIREDVRVWLVLQDEFTVRFEGSEVRNLNPDERSTAALVRGALDAKNGAIGHMAAESSPGVSIVRFGFEDVLDEVDGTVIELHEDGNPVGEVDPPADPVFVLSDHRDFTAGEADLLEARAAARVTLGPERLHANHAIPVAHNWLDTEGFRRYEPESTTG
- the aglM gene encoding UDP-glucose 6-dehydrogenase AglM gives rise to the protein MNVSVVGSGYVGTTVAACLADLGHDVVAIDIDQEIVDTVNAGETPIHEPGLPELVEEHADGRLRATTEHDALTDTDVTILAMQTPSREDGSIDLSVLKAGTRDTGKALAEKDGYHLVVVKSTVIPGMIEEEIEPVLEEASGKTAGEGFGVAVNPEFQSQGSAVEDFMHPDKLVFGAEDERAFGALHELYNPLVEANDGVPVVETGQREAAMVKYANNVFLAGKISLINELGNICKEFDVDSYEVADAIGLDERISEKFLRSGVGWGGSCFPKDTDALRAAARSVDYEPQLLDAVVGVNDGQPRRMLDLLAQHVDLDGNRIAVLGLAFKPGTDDIRGSRATVAIDGLLERGADVVAYDPVAADAMAEKFPDVEYVASAAAALDDAHGALVLTDWDEFGALDDEFETMRSQIVVDGRRIVEPREGMTYEGLTW
- a CDS encoding N-acyl homoserine lactonase family protein encodes the protein MVDATIDVIDRGVLETDLNYLVEGNTLGSHDEPNPDTDYVEIPVPNFVIDHPEATILWDTGSHHDAANGHWPEGLVQAFYPKDAHEHRLDDDLEDAGYPIDEIDCVFQSHLHLDHAGGLEFFDGTDTPIFVHEEELKFAYYSAKSDEGSAAYVLGDFDHDLNWEVIHQDRETHFEGVEFIQLAGHTPGMTGTMVDLEDETVVFAGDEIYQSVNYDDEVPLGAGLLWSHRHWFRSLQTLKELERKHGAEVVYGHDPEQFPEIEEGWGQ